A stretch of DNA from Pseudomonas sp. HN11:
GCAGAGCCCGGAACATGCCCAGGCATTCGAGCAGGCCAAGGGGCTCTGGCAGCAACTGGTCCCGGCGCTCGATCAAGTGGCGCAACCGCGCAGCTTTGGTCGGCGGGCGTTTCTGGGCGGTGCGATTGCGGCCTCGGCCGCCGTGGTGATGGTGCGCGTCGGCGTGCCGGGCGGCTTTGCCGGGCTCACCGCGGACTATCGCACCGAAGTCGGCGAGCAACGCCAGGTGCTGTTGAGCGAAGGCATCAGCCTGGAACTCAATACCCAGACCCGCATCAGTCGGGTGGGGCAGGGCATTGAGCTGCTCGAAGGCGAAGTCGAAGTGGTCGCCCACGTTGCCCAACCGCTCAAGGTGCAGGCCGGTGACGGCTGGGTGAGCGCGGCGCAGGCGCGGTTCAATGTGCGGCATACCGATCACACCGTGTGTGTCACCTGTATCGAAGGCTCGCTGTCGGTGGACGCTGCGGGCAATAGCATGAGCCTGGGCAGTGGCCGGCAATTGACCTACAGCACTGCCGGTTTCAGTGAGGTGACGACCGTCGACACCCAGGCAGTCGTGGCCTGGCGTGAACAGGTGCTGGTGTTCAACAACGCCACGCTGGCGACGGTGGTGGATGAGATCAACCGCTATCGGCCGGGCATGCTGGTGCTGCTCAACAAACAACTGGGCCAGCGCCGCGTGCAGGCGCGATTCAATTTGCGGCAGTTGGCGCGGGTGGCGCTGCTGATTCGCGATGCGTATGGGGCCAAGTGCACGGAGTTGCCGGGTGGGGTGGTGTTGTTGAGTTAATTCAACGACCCCAACGGCCCTACCACTTGCCGATACTTTTCCACGCCCTGAGGCGTCTGCCGCACCAGACTGATTTCCAGCCCTGGCGGATCCTCCCGGCGATTGCCGCTCAGTTGACGCCAGCCCTTATCCGTCTCCCAGACCCGCACCTGAAAATCACTGACGCCCGTCAACACCACCACGCCATCCTTCGCCGCTGGCAGCGGGTACCGGTCCCGAGCTGGCGCGGCAGCCCGATACAGTGAGTCACCCTTGAGCCACCAGCGCACCCGTTGCAGCCCGTCTCCGGCAACCGGGGCGCTACGGATCACGTCCAGACGAAAACCTTTGCTGTCGGAACTGCGCACCGTCACGGCGGCTAGCCCTTCGGTGTTGGGTGCTTCATCTTGCGCAACTTCGGTTGCAACCAGTTCAACACTCGCCCGCAAGCTGATGTCGCGCTGCATCTGGTTCAGTGCTCGCAGCAACACTTCAGTCTGCTCGCTGCTCGCCTGCAAGTGCTGATCGGCGCGGGTGACGCTGTCCAGCCCACGCCAGGCGATCAGGCTGACCACCGCCATGAGCATGATCGCCACCATCACTTCGATCAGTGTGAAACCTTGCTGGGATGTGTTCATGGTTGACTCACTACGCGCATCAAGCCGGCGGCGTCGCGTTGCAGGCTGAGGCTGTGTTGTCCATCGGACAGCACCACCCGC
This window harbors:
- a CDS encoding type II secretion system protein GspJ translates to MNTSQQGFTLIEVMVAIMLMAVVSLIAWRGLDSVTRADQHLQASSEQTEVLLRALNQMQRDISLRASVELVATEVAQDEAPNTEGLAAVTVRSSDSKGFRLDVIRSAPVAGDGLQRVRWWLKGDSLYRAAAPARDRYPLPAAKDGVVVLTGVSDFQVRVWETDKGWRQLSGNRREDPPGLEISLVRQTPQGVEKYRQVVGPLGSLN
- a CDS encoding FecR family protein, with amino-acid sequence MNIFSLSTARSSAASPLHDEARDWLLLLTSGRATVADAKALKAWCAQSPEHAQAFEQAKGLWQQLVPALDQVAQPRSFGRRAFLGGAIAASAAVVMVRVGVPGGFAGLTADYRTEVGEQRQVLLSEGISLELNTQTRISRVGQGIELLEGEVEVVAHVAQPLKVQAGDGWVSAAQARFNVRHTDHTVCVTCIEGSLSVDAAGNSMSLGSGRQLTYSTAGFSEVTTVDTQAVVAWREQVLVFNNATLATVVDEINRYRPGMLVLLNKQLGQRRVQARFNLRQLARVALLIRDAYGAKCTELPGGVVLLS